From the Burkholderia ubonensis genome, one window contains:
- a CDS encoding DUF4123 domain-containing protein: protein MENSDALGMDDSPEVIAIDAAVSSLRTYFSKRPEMHCYLVVDPSQRDFTNDDEEAQRFRQLKRAIVEVMHDAFPDNHRPYLVELDLNTPEGAGAFAESVRIAFEDRRPMSMAEGLGQRVGGWLASDASLDEVAEHWGRHVLQYNEEGLPCVLRFYDTRALSLIWPVLSQEQQQTLLGPVKVWHALDASAKPRTYSVLAGSRADLSLTTEQWQQIHRHGSVNRALALYAMKVDRQPEPSEIAAAVAAAERAEHYGLFDRDDRVAFVESALAWHPQFDLHPKVLQLLGARAPDKFYTAAVSVLTEQDIVEIRDGAWYERLSASSPR, encoded by the coding sequence ATGGAAAACTCAGACGCGCTCGGTATGGACGACTCGCCGGAGGTCATCGCGATAGACGCGGCCGTCAGCAGCTTGCGCACATACTTCAGCAAGCGGCCGGAGATGCACTGCTATCTTGTCGTCGATCCGAGTCAGCGAGATTTCACGAATGACGACGAGGAAGCCCAGCGGTTCCGCCAATTGAAGCGTGCGATCGTGGAGGTGATGCACGATGCGTTTCCTGACAATCACCGGCCATATCTCGTTGAGTTGGACCTTAATACTCCGGAAGGGGCTGGAGCATTTGCGGAGAGTGTGAGGATTGCCTTCGAGGACCGTCGTCCTATGTCAATGGCCGAAGGACTGGGGCAGCGCGTCGGTGGGTGGCTCGCCAGTGACGCATCGTTGGACGAGGTCGCGGAGCATTGGGGCCGCCACGTTTTGCAGTACAACGAGGAAGGGCTGCCGTGTGTGCTGCGCTTCTACGACACGCGAGCCCTTAGTCTGATCTGGCCAGTGCTCTCCCAAGAACAACAGCAGACGCTACTAGGGCCCGTAAAGGTATGGCATGCGCTTGACGCGAGCGCTAAACCTCGCACGTACAGTGTGTTGGCCGGGTCACGTGCCGATCTGTCGTTGACGACCGAGCAGTGGCAGCAGATTCATCGTCACGGATCGGTCAATAGAGCGCTTGCGTTGTATGCCATGAAGGTTGATCGCCAACCGGAACCCTCCGAAATTGCTGCAGCAGTCGCTGCCGCGGAGCGTGCAGAGCACTATGGACTGTTCGACCGGGACGATCGCGTGGCATTTGTCGAGAGTGCTCTAGCATGGCACCCGCAGTTCGACCTACATCCGAAGGTGCTGCAGCTTTTGGGTGCTAGAGCGCCAGACAAGTTTTATACGGCAGCAGTTAGTGTATTGACGGAACAAGACATTGTAGAAATTAGAGACGGTGCTTGGTACGAGCGATTGAGCGCTTCGTCGCCCCGTTGA